The genomic window TCGGGTAAGTTCCGACCCGCACGAAAGGCGTAACGATCTGGGCACTGTCTCAACGAGAGACTCGGTGAAATTTTAGTACCTGTGAAGATGCAGGTTACCCGCGACAGGACGGAAAGACCCCGTGGAGCTTTACTGTAGCCTGATATTGAATTTTGGTACAGCTTGTACAGGATAGGTAGGAGCCTGAGAAGCCGGAGCGCTAGCTTCGGTGGAGGCGTCGGTGGGATACTACCCTGGCTGTATTGAAATTCTAACCCACATCCCTGATCGGGATGGGAGACAGTGTCAGGTGGGCAGTTTGACTGGGGCGGTCGCCTCCTAAAATGTAACGGAGGCGCCCAAAGGTTCCCTCAGAATGGTTGGAAATCATTCGTAGAGTGTAAAGGCACAAGGGAGCTTGACTGCGAGACCTACAAGTCGAGCAGGGACGAAAGTCGGGCTTAGTGATCCGGTGGTTCCGCATGGAAGGGCCATCGCTCAACGGATAAAAGCTACCCCGGGGATAACAGGCTTATCTCCCCCAAGAGTCCACATCGACGGGGAGGTTTGGCACCTCGATGTCGGCTCATCGCATCCTGGGGCTGTAGTCGGTCCCAAGGGTTGGGCTGTTCGCCCATTAAAGCGGTACGCGAGCTGGGTTCAGAACGTCGTGAGACAGTTCGGTCCCTATCCGTCGTGGGCGTAGGAAATTTGAGAGGAGCTGTCCTTAGTACGAGAGGACCGGGATGGACGCACCGCTGGTGTACCAGTTGTCTTGCCAAAGGCATCGCTGGGTAGCTATGTGCGGACGGGATAAGTGCTGAAAGCATCTAAGCATGAAGCCCCCCTCAAGATGAGATTTCCCATTCTAAGATCCCTTGAAGATGACAAGGTAGATAGGTTCGAGGTGGAAGCGTGGTGACACGTGGAGCTGACGAATACTAATCGATCGAAGACTTAACCAAAAGTCGACGCACAAACATCAGTTGATTTATCGTTATCTAGTTTTGAGGGAACAATCCCTATATAAAATTGTATAGTTTGGTGACGATGGCGAAGAGGTCACACCCGTTCCCATCCCGAACACGGAAGTTAAGCTCTTCAGCGCCGATGGTAGTTGGGGCATTGCCCCTGTGAGAGTAGGACGTCGCCAAGCAAATAAGCGAGTAGCCAATAGGTTACTCGTTTTTATGTTTTTAAGAAACAGTCGACCGTGAGGTCGAAAGAGAAGATAGAAGTACATTCAATTAAGCGAGAGACACGAGGAGCAAGAAGGTCGAGGAAGCAAAGGAGAGAGCAGCGGAGTGTATGATACGTCCGACGAGCAGCGAACGACTGCGGCTGACGAAGAGATTCGTAGGTCATCGTGTCTCGCAGCCCCGAACACGGAAGGTAAGCTCGCGCGCCGATGGTAGTTGGGGCCATATTATGGAACTCCTGTTTTCAGAATAACCCCCCCCTCATAATAGGCAGAAAAAGGTCTGCGTAACAGACCTTGATTCAGTGGAGACAGCATTTAATCACTCATTTTTTTTACATGAATTTTTTTTCGAATATCATCTTTTATTAAACGGTGTAAATGGATATAAAGTAACCCATTATGATAATCTGCATCGACTTTGTCGTCACGAACTGGAAAAGGAAGGTTTAATGACTTTTGAAACTTTCCTTGATATATGTTTTCATCTACAATTTCAAAACCTTTAAACTTTAGGTTAATATGACCTGTTAATTCAATAGTCTTATAATCGATATACACATCAAGATCCTCAAGCTTTGTAAGACCCGGAATGCTGACGACAACTAATAATTCATTTTCTTTCTTATATAAGTTATATTGAGTATGACTTTCTTGGAATAAAGGTTCAAAATTTCCCCAAAAGTCTTCTCCTAGCATGTCACCCCATTGATCTTTCCAGGTTTCTACATTTCGGAGATTTTGCATATGTTTCATTTGCGGAAATCGATTAAAAAAATTGTTCATTACTACCACCTGCCATTACATGTCGTTTCTACATGCTATGAAAGGACGGCTTGGTTGTTGCCCATGCAAACTAGAAAATACAAAGATGTCCGCCGAAATACGAGTTATGAAAATCCCCTCTCAGTGATAAGAGGGGACAACAAGTTCAAGCTTAATCTGGTTGTTCTTTTAAGCGACTATCATCTGGTACAGTTTTTACTTTTACAAATTTTTCTCCTTGTAGGGATTTAATCAGAGAAAATACCATTAAAATCATAATAAATGTAAATGGGAATGCTGCAATAATAGACGCCGTTTGTAAGGCACCTAAGCCACCAGTCCATAGCAATATAGCTGCAGCCGAGGATTGAATAAGTCCCCAAACAAATTTAATTGAGTTTGGTGGATGTAGGTTTCCATTTGTAGTTTGCATTCCAAGTACAAAAGTAGCCGAATCTGCAGATGTAACGAAAAAAGTTGTGATTAAAAAAATGGCTAATCCTGACATAATAAGACCGAGCGGATAGTTTTCCAGTACGGAAAACAGTGCTAACTCCATTCCTTCGTTAGTGATGACTCCCATTATGTCTACGCCTTCATTTCTTTGTAGATATATAGCAGAACCTCCGAATACCGAAAACCATAATCCTCCGAATACAGTAGGAACTAATAAAACACCGATAATAAATTCACGAATTGTTCTTCCTTTAGAAATTCGAGCAATGAACGTGCCAACAAAAGGTGCCCAAGCAATCCACCATGCCCAATAAAAAATTGTCCAAGCTTGTACCCAATTATTCTCTTCAAAAGGGCTAAGCTTAAAGCTCATAGAAGGAAGGTTTTGCAAATAGTTCCCTATGGTAAGCGTGAATACGTCCATAATAAAATTAGTTGGTCCGGCAAATAAGAGAAATAACACTAAAAGAAAAGCTAGAACTACATTGAGATTACTTAGTATTTTAATACCCTTATTTAAGCCAGTTTGAGCCGAGAGCATGTAAAGAATTGTAACAATTAAGATAATAACTAGCTGTGTTGTTATACTGTTTGTGATGTTAGGAAATAGATACGACATACCACCGCTAATTTGTATCGCTCCAAGACCTAGAGAGGTTGCAACACCAAAAATGGTTGCAAATACAGCGACAAAATTTACTATTACACCAACACCTCCATCTACCCTATCACCAAGAACTGGTCTTAATATAGAGCTTATGACACCAGGTGCGCCTTTTCTAAACTGAAAATATGCTAAAGCTAATGCTATAACAGCGTATATCGCCCATGGGTGTAATCCCCAATGAAAAAAAGAATAGCGAAGTGCGGCACGTGCGGCCTCTGCGGTTTCACCTTCGCCAACTGGTGGATCAAAGTAATGATACATCGGTTCAGATACTCCCCAGAAAACGAGGCCGATTCCCATTCCTGCACTGAATAACATGGCGAACCATGATAAATACGTATAATCCGGTCTATCAGAATCTTTACCAAGACGAATGTTACCGTATTTGGTAAATACCAAAACCAGTACAAAAACTAGAAAACCTGTTGCAGATAGTAAATAAAACCAACCAAATTTATCAATTATTGCACCTTGTAACTTCGTTGTTACATTAGCAAGATTTGCCGTAGGTAAAATATTCTTTGGAATTACCCCCCAAACAATAAAGGCGGTTGCGACAATAACAGATATGATAAAAACGGGAGTTAATTTTTGTTTTGCCATTCATCTAGCCTCCTTTTTGTCTACTTTCATTTTTGTCCAAATGGAGTACCACTATGTATAATGATTGCATCTTTTTTTGTTTAAAGGCTTTGTATTGAGGGAAAATCGGTTATTATATTAAAAAGGAGGTTTCAATACATTGTTATCATCAAGTATAGTCATGGTCATCATTATTTTGTTAATTAATGTTGTGTACGTTTCGTTTTTTACAATTCGTATGATCTTAACTCTGAAAGGAAGACGATATGTAGCAGCTGCTATCAGTATGATAGAAGTTGTTATCTATGTGGTAGGGTTAGGTTTAGTACTAGAAAATTTAAATCAAATACAAAACCTAGTGGCCTATGCTGTTGGTTATGGTTTAGGTGTAATCGTTGGTATGAAAATAGAGGAAAAACTAGCACTCGGTTACATAACTGTTAATGTTATAACAAAAGAGTATGATAAAGATTTACCAAATGAACTACGCGATAAAGGGTATGGTGTAACAAGCTGGCAAGCTCAGGGTCTTGAAGGCAACCGAATGGCGCTTCAGATACTCACACCAAGAAAGTATGAGCTAAAGCTATACCATACAATTAAAGAGCTGGATCCAAAAGCATTTATAATCGCTTATGAACCAAAAACAATATACGGTGGATTCTGGGTAAAAGCTGTTCGTAAAGGTAGGCTAAATAAAAGTGAAGGCTAAAAAAATGTTCATTGTAGAAGAATTAGAAACAATAGAGCAATGTTTGGCGCGAATGATGAAAGAAGGCTATAGTCCAGTACGTCGAATTGAGGAGCCCATTTTTCAAGAAATTGTGGAAGACGGTCAAAAACAAATCGTACCATGCGGTAGAATAATTAAATTTGAAGGTAAGATTCAAAAGTGATAAATACGAACATTATATTTTACATATCAATATAACGTTCGATTTTCATTGACGATACAAGTGGGAATTTGTTAAGATGGTCTTAAATGAAAAGGAACTCCTGCAAATGGAGTTTTTATTTATGGACGTAGAAACTCAATTTCTAAGTTTTATTACTATGAATAATACATAACTTATAACACCTCATATAATCTTGGGAATATGGCCCATAAGTTTCTACCCGATGACCGTAAATCGTTGGACTATGAGGGAAAGTATAGCGGAAGAATTACTTCCGTTGTTATTCTTGTCACAGAATGTCTGGCAGGTTGCTTTCTCTTTTAGAATGCGCAACTACCAGGCTTTTTTTGTTTGAAAAATGTTATAAAAATGGGGTGTACCATGGCTGACAAACCAGTAATTGGCGTAATTATGGGAAGTATATCAGATTGGGATACAATGAAGCATTGTTGTGACATACTTGATGAGTTACATGTGTCTTATGAAAAAAAAGTAGTATCGGCGCATCGTACACCTGATCTCATGTTTCACTATGCAGAAACAGCTAGGGAACGTGGCATAAAAATTATTATAGCTGGGGCTGGAGGTGCGGCGCACTTACCTGGAATGGTTGCTGCGAAAACGACGTTACCTGTCATAGGGATACCGGTTCAATCAAGAGCCCTAAATGGATTAGATTCTTTGTTATCGATAGTGCAAATGCCTGGAGGTGTCCCAGTGGCTACTGTAGCTATTGGAAAGGCAGGAGCAACTAACGCGGGTTTACTGGCTGTGCAAATGCTCAGCATGTATGATGAGGTACTAGCCGAACGTCTAGAAAAGAGAAGAATAGTTATATCAGAATCTGTCATAGAAAGTAGTGATAAACTTGTCTAGCATCATTGTACCGGGACAAACAATTGGTATTATAGGTGGTGGACAGCTAGGAAGGATGATGGCTATTGCCGCTAGAGAAAAGGGGTACTGCATAGCGGTTTTGGACCCAACTCCTAATAGTCCATGTGGACAAATTGCTGATTATGAATTTACAGCATCTTTCAATGACTTAGAAGCTATTAAAGAGCTAGCCTCTGTTAGTGATGTTATTACATATGAATTTGAGAACATAGATTACGAGGCGTTAACATGGCTGGAGCAGTATGCCTATTTGCCACAAGGAAGTGCGTTACTTAAAGTAACGCAGGATCGTGGAGATGAGAAAAAAGCTTTGCAGGGAATGAATATACCGACCGCACCATATAAGTTGGTTAATAGTGAGGAGCAGCTCGTTTCAGCGATTCAGGAAATAGGCGTGCCTTGTGTATTAAAGACATGCCGAGGTGGTTATGATGGGAAAGGGCAGTTTGTTATACGCTCATTAGAAGACTATCATAGTGCTAGCGCATTGTTACAATATGGTAGCTGTGTGCTAGAATCATGGATACCGTTCCAATTAGAGTTATCTGTGATTGTAGTAAGAAGTGTAAGTGGTGAAATCTGCACGTTCCCAGTTGCTGAAAACATTCACATAAATAATATACTACATAAGTCTATTGTACCGGCACGGGTACCGATAGAAGTAATCCAAAAAGCAGAAAACGTGGCCCGGAAAATAGCGGGTAATTTTTCGCTCGTTGGAACATTAGCGGTTGAGATGTTTGTTACGTCAGATGGTAACGTTCTTGTCAATGAGTTGGCACCACGCCCCCACAATTCAGGTCACTATACAATAGATGCCTGTGAAACATCTCAATTTGATCAGCACATTCGTGCTATATGCAACCTACCACTAGGTCGTACAACATTGTTAAGGCCAGCAGTGATGGTGAATATTTTAGGGCAGCATATACCGCCTCTGCTTGAAAATGTATCATTGCTATCAAATAGTAAATTGCACTTGTATGGAAAGAAAGAAGCAAAGCAAAACAGAAAAATGGGGCACATCACGCGGTTAGCAAATACCACTGATGACGCAGAAAAACAGCTTGATGGCTTACCTATATGGGAAGCACGTACTGAATGGAGGATATAAAATATGATTGAAAGATATACGAGACCAGAGATGGGTGCCATATGGACGGAGGAAAATCGCTTTAACGCTTGGCTTGAGGTTGAAATTTTAGCATGTGAAGCGTGGGCTAAGCTTGGTGCGATACCTGAAGATGATGTTAAAAAGCTGCGTGAACATGCTAGCTTTGATGTAAATCGCATTAAAGAGATCGAAGAAGAAACACGTCATGATGTGGTGGCTTTTACAAGAGCTGTTTCGGAAACATTAGGTGAAGAACGTAAATGGGTACATTATGGATTAACGAGCACCGATGTTGTTGATACCGCACTTTCCTATTTAATTAAGCAGGCAAACAATATTTTAGAAAAGGATATTGAGCGTTTTGTTGAGGTATTAAAAGAAAAAGCACAGGAGCATAAGTATACAGTTATGATGGGGCGCACACATGGTGTGCATGCGGAACCAACTACATTTGGGTTAAAGATGGCGCTTTGGTATGAAGAGATGAAGCGTAATCTAGAAAGATTCCGCCAAGCTGCTGACAGCGTACGCGTCGGTAAAATTTCGGGTGCTGTTGGAACGTATGCAAATATCGATCCATTTGTTGAGCAATATGTGTGTGAACAGCTTGGACTTGAAGCAGCCCCTATTTCAACACAGACTCTGCAGCGTGATCGTCATGCTCACTATATGTCAACTCTCGCACTGATTGCTACATCTATTGAGAAATTTGCTGTCGAGATACGTGGCCTACAGAAAAGTGAAACACGTGAAGTGGAAGAGTTCTTCGCTAAAGGTCAAAAGGGCTCATCAGCGATGCCACATAAGCGTAATCCGATAGGTTCAGAAAATATGACAGGGTTGGCACGCGTAATTCGAGGCTACATGCAAACAGCTTATGAAAATGTACCACTTTGGCATGAGCGTGATATTTCTCATTCTTCTGCTGAAAGAATTATCATACCTGATGCAACGATTGCTCTTAACTATATGCTTAACAGATTTGCTAACATTGTTAAAAACTTAACTGTTTTCCCAGATAACATGAAACGTAATATGGATCGTACACTTGGTCTTATCTATTCGCAACGTGTGTTGCTTGCTTTAATAGATAAAGGAATGCCACGCGAAGAAGCATATGACACTGTACAACCAAAAGCAATGGAAGCGTGGGAAACACAAGTCCCATTCCGATCTTTACTAGAAAAGGATGAAGTGATTACGACGCATCTATCGACTGATGAGTTAGCTAACTGCTTTGATTATAGCTATCACTTAAAGCAGGTTGATTATATTTTTGATCGTTTAGAGTTGTCTTAAATAACGCAGCACATGTAGTGTGTAGCTGAAGAAATCGTTCTTGATAGGAGTTCTTAAAAACGGGGGGTCAACAAGCAGTGGAAAAATTGCAATTGTTGTATGAAGGCAAGGCTAAAAAACTTTTCAAGACAAATGCTGACAATATTGTGTGGGTCGAGTACAAGGATAGCGCTACTGCTTTTAATGGGGAGAAAAAGGCAATTA from Bacillus sp. HMF5848 includes these protein-coding regions:
- a CDS encoding Hsp20/alpha crystallin family protein, with product MNNFFNRFPQMKHMQNLRNVETWKDQWGDMLGEDFWGNFEPLFQESHTQYNLYKKENELLVVVSIPGLTKLEDLDVYIDYKTIELTGHINLKFKGFEIVDENIYQGKFQKSLNLPFPVRDDKVDADYHNGLLYIHLHRLIKDDIRKKIHVKKMSD
- a CDS encoding BCCT family transporter, with amino-acid sequence MAKQKLTPVFIISVIVATAFIVWGVIPKNILPTANLANVTTKLQGAIIDKFGWFYLLSATGFLVFVLVLVFTKYGNIRLGKDSDRPDYTYLSWFAMLFSAGMGIGLVFWGVSEPMYHYFDPPVGEGETAEAARAALRYSFFHWGLHPWAIYAVIALALAYFQFRKGAPGVISSILRPVLGDRVDGGVGVIVNFVAVFATIFGVATSLGLGAIQISGGMSYLFPNITNSITTQLVIILIVTILYMLSAQTGLNKGIKILSNLNVVLAFLLVLFLLFAGPTNFIMDVFTLTIGNYLQNLPSMSFKLSPFEENNWVQAWTIFYWAWWIAWAPFVGTFIARISKGRTIREFIIGVLLVPTVFGGLWFSVFGGSAIYLQRNEGVDIMGVITNEGMELALFSVLENYPLGLIMSGLAIFLITTFFVTSADSATFVLGMQTTNGNLHPPNSIKFVWGLIQSSAAAILLWTGGLGALQTASIIAAFPFTFIMILMVFSLIKSLQGEKFVKVKTVPDDSRLKEQPD
- a CDS encoding DUF2179 domain-containing protein, with product MVIIILLINVVYVSFFTIRMILTLKGRRYVAAAISMIEVVIYVVGLGLVLENLNQIQNLVAYAVGYGLGVIVGMKIEEKLALGYITVNVITKEYDKDLPNELRDKGYGVTSWQAQGLEGNRMALQILTPRKYELKLYHTIKELDPKAFIIAYEPKTIYGGFWVKAVRKGRLNKSEG
- a CDS encoding NETI motif-containing protein, with the translated sequence MFIVEELETIEQCLARMMKEGYSPVRRIEEPIFQEIVEDGQKQIVPCGRIIKFEGKIQK
- the purE gene encoding 5-(carboxyamino)imidazole ribonucleotide mutase, yielding MADKPVIGVIMGSISDWDTMKHCCDILDELHVSYEKKVVSAHRTPDLMFHYAETARERGIKIIIAGAGGAAHLPGMVAAKTTLPVIGIPVQSRALNGLDSLLSIVQMPGGVPVATVAIGKAGATNAGLLAVQMLSMYDEVLAERLEKRRIVISESVIESSDKLV
- the purK gene encoding 5-(carboxyamino)imidazole ribonucleotide synthase — its product is MINLSSIIVPGQTIGIIGGGQLGRMMAIAAREKGYCIAVLDPTPNSPCGQIADYEFTASFNDLEAIKELASVSDVITYEFENIDYEALTWLEQYAYLPQGSALLKVTQDRGDEKKALQGMNIPTAPYKLVNSEEQLVSAIQEIGVPCVLKTCRGGYDGKGQFVIRSLEDYHSASALLQYGSCVLESWIPFQLELSVIVVRSVSGEICTFPVAENIHINNILHKSIVPARVPIEVIQKAENVARKIAGNFSLVGTLAVEMFVTSDGNVLVNELAPRPHNSGHYTIDACETSQFDQHIRAICNLPLGRTTLLRPAVMVNILGQHIPPLLENVSLLSNSKLHLYGKKEAKQNRKMGHITRLANTTDDAEKQLDGLPIWEARTEWRI
- the purB gene encoding adenylosuccinate lyase encodes the protein MIERYTRPEMGAIWTEENRFNAWLEVEILACEAWAKLGAIPEDDVKKLREHASFDVNRIKEIEEETRHDVVAFTRAVSETLGEERKWVHYGLTSTDVVDTALSYLIKQANNILEKDIERFVEVLKEKAQEHKYTVMMGRTHGVHAEPTTFGLKMALWYEEMKRNLERFRQAADSVRVGKISGAVGTYANIDPFVEQYVCEQLGLEAAPISTQTLQRDRHAHYMSTLALIATSIEKFAVEIRGLQKSETREVEEFFAKGQKGSSAMPHKRNPIGSENMTGLARVIRGYMQTAYENVPLWHERDISHSSAERIIIPDATIALNYMLNRFANIVKNLTVFPDNMKRNMDRTLGLIYSQRVLLALIDKGMPREEAYDTVQPKAMEAWETQVPFRSLLEKDEVITTHLSTDELANCFDYSYHLKQVDYIFDRLELS